One stretch of Leadbetterella byssophila DSM 17132 DNA includes these proteins:
- the rpiB gene encoding ribose 5-phosphate isomerase B, producing the protein MALRIAIGSDHAGFQYKQKILAWLQEQNFKTADYGTYSEESMDYPDAAHPVANAVEKGEYDFGILLCGSANGVCMTANKHQGVRAGLAWNLEVVKLIRQHNNANVICLPARFISEHQALEYVKEFLNTPFEGGRHATRVNKMGIPTC; encoded by the coding sequence ATGGCATTAAGGATAGCAATCGGCAGTGATCATGCCGGATTTCAGTACAAGCAAAAGATCTTAGCCTGGTTACAAGAGCAGAATTTTAAAACCGCAGATTATGGAACCTATTCAGAGGAGTCCATGGACTATCCTGATGCTGCCCATCCTGTAGCAAATGCGGTAGAAAAGGGTGAGTATGATTTCGGCATTTTACTTTGTGGAAGTGCCAATGGGGTATGTATGACTGCGAATAAACACCAGGGAGTTCGTGCTGGTTTAGCGTGGAATTTAGAAGTGGTGAAGCTGATTCGTCAGCACAATAACGCCAATGTGATCTGTTTGCCTGCTAGGTTTATATCTGAGCATCAGGCACTTGAATACGTGAAAGAGTTCTTGAATACGCCGTTTGAAGGTGGACGTCATGCCACTAGAGTGAATAAGATGGGTATTCCAACTTGTTAA
- a CDS encoding T9SS type A sorting domain-containing protein gives MKWFSKIALLVIMASMTSVTLLAQNAQSRLNVGKDGKKPIVKEPAPVFGKTPEKINFNSRTEFTQYYRNLLLKKEGDTKSEPHKGTEIVSDKIKFGNMFPNPAVDFVEIPYDALDQFKEARVTVMSMVGSPLLEYPVTANGNKVKLNTSNLESGIYMVQFVVDGKKIGTKKLLVEK, from the coding sequence TTGAAATGGTTTAGCAAAATAGCCCTCTTGGTGATCATGGCGTCCATGACGTCCGTGACCTTGCTTGCCCAAAACGCTCAGTCACGTCTGAACGTTGGGAAAGACGGAAAGAAGCCCATCGTAAAAGAGCCTGCACCAGTATTTGGTAAGACTCCTGAAAAGATCAATTTTAACTCCAGGACAGAGTTTACTCAATATTATCGAAATCTATTGCTAAAGAAGGAAGGGGATACGAAATCTGAACCTCATAAAGGTACTGAGATCGTTTCTGATAAGATTAAGTTTGGAAACATGTTCCCTAACCCTGCTGTAGATTTTGTAGAGATTCCTTATGATGCTCTAGATCAGTTTAAGGAAGCTCGGGTAACTGTAATGAGCATGGTAGGTTCTCCCCTGCTAGAGTATCCGGTTACTGCTAATGGGAATAAAGTTAAATTGAACACTTCAAATCTAGAGTCAGGGATCTACATGGTGCAGTTTGTGGTAGATGGAAAGAAGATTGGAACTAAAAAACTGTTGGTAGAAAAATAA